The following are encoded together in the Chloroflexota bacterium genome:
- a CDS encoding ATP-binding protein, whose amino-acid sequence MPKLSNDPTFLGEVASVSGAAINVQLAPSVASGTSIIKGHTYRVAQVGSFVRIPQGYQDLFGVVSEVGAAAVPDHVQAVDETGRWMRIELVGETTGGMFERGVSQYPNIGDPVHIAIEEHLRKIYEIDGQGHITIGTLSSAESISAKVSLNELVTRHSAVLGSTGSGKSTTIASLLRAVTSGTDPDPHYPSARVLMLDIHGEYSEPLADVAQVYSVEPQYGEERLYIPYWALEANDLLGFLAGGLEGPRETAFTDKIFELKLKSHTDMQFPGIDPTSITVDSPLRFSLKKLWYDLIDFELTTFEGQNRDEPTLQEYGDPDTLSPPVYKPHGLGTVGPFLNQRAIGILRPLNLLRSRLLDRRYDFMLRPGPWEPNLDGEPSRDLDALLAGWLGGPRPITILDLSGIPSSVLERLVGSILKIVYEALFWSREKTEGGIERPLLIVMEEAHRYLSDDSGGSDATATALVQRIAKEGRKYGVGAMVVSQRPSEVNETILSQCGTYFALRLSNPTDRARVQGTLPDGLVGLLDVLPILRTGEAVVTGEAAKLPMRCRVTLPPKEHRPRSEDPEVSLKWQLSRRDESYERVVTSWRSQSPLAVPHQLDITRVEVDDESDVEIGGDYE is encoded by the coding sequence ATGCCGAAGCTTAGCAACGACCCTACCTTTCTTGGCGAAGTGGCCTCTGTTTCTGGAGCTGCCATTAACGTACAGCTGGCGCCCTCAGTCGCTTCCGGTACCTCAATCATCAAAGGCCACACTTACCGCGTAGCCCAAGTCGGCAGCTTTGTGCGCATTCCGCAGGGCTATCAGGATCTCTTCGGTGTGGTATCCGAAGTTGGAGCCGCTGCCGTACCTGATCACGTGCAGGCAGTAGATGAAACTGGACGCTGGATGAGAATCGAGCTGGTCGGCGAAACTACCGGCGGAATGTTCGAGCGCGGCGTAAGTCAATATCCAAATATTGGCGATCCCGTCCACATTGCAATTGAGGAGCACCTCCGCAAGATCTATGAAATAGACGGCCAAGGTCACATAACCATAGGAACCCTGTCCAGCGCAGAGAGCATTTCGGCCAAGGTTTCCTTAAACGAGCTCGTCACGCGCCACTCAGCCGTACTTGGATCGACCGGATCTGGAAAGTCCACCACAATTGCCAGCTTGCTGCGGGCCGTTACGTCGGGCACGGACCCCGATCCTCACTATCCGAGTGCCCGTGTACTCATGCTTGATATCCACGGCGAATACTCAGAGCCACTAGCCGATGTTGCCCAAGTGTATAGCGTCGAGCCTCAGTACGGAGAGGAGCGCTTGTATATCCCCTATTGGGCACTCGAAGCGAACGACCTTTTGGGTTTTCTGGCCGGCGGCCTGGAAGGCCCTCGCGAGACGGCATTTACTGACAAGATATTTGAACTAAAACTCAAATCTCATACCGACATGCAATTCCCTGGTATTGATCCGACTTCCATCACCGTGGATTCTCCACTACGTTTCAGCCTCAAGAAGCTCTGGTATGATCTCATAGACTTTGAACTTACGACATTTGAAGGACAGAACCGCGACGAGCCGACACTTCAGGAATACGGAGACCCGGATACACTTTCACCGCCAGTTTACAAACCACATGGCTTGGGAACTGTTGGACCATTCTTAAATCAGCGCGCAATTGGTATATTGCGTCCATTAAACTTACTACGATCCCGCCTTCTCGATCGACGATATGACTTTATGCTCCGACCAGGGCCATGGGAACCTAACCTTGACGGCGAGCCATCCAGGGACCTCGATGCACTCTTGGCAGGATGGCTCGGCGGTCCACGGCCAATTACAATACTGGATCTTTCTGGCATACCTAGTTCAGTCCTAGAGCGCCTTGTCGGATCAATTCTAAAAATTGTATACGAAGCGTTGTTTTGGAGCCGTGAGAAAACAGAAGGTGGAATTGAGCGACCGCTCTTGATTGTCATGGAAGAAGCACACCGTTACCTTTCAGATGACTCAGGTGGTTCCGATGCTACTGCGACAGCATTGGTGCAGCGAATCGCAAAAGAAGGCCGAAAGTACGGTGTAGGAGCTATGGTAGTGAGTCAACGACCGTCAGAAGTCAATGAGACTATTCTCTCGCAGTGCGGAACCTACTTTGCCCTGCGTCTCTCCAATCCGACCGATCGAGCTCGGGTCCAAGGCACCCTCCCCGACGGCCTTGTTGGACTACTTGACGTGTTGCCCATCCTTCGCACAGGGGAGGCTGTAGTTACCGGCGAGGCAGCTAAGCTGCCGATGCGGTGCCGGGTGACGCTACCGCCGAAGGAGCATAGGCCCCGTAGCGAGGATCCAGAAGTGAGTCTAAAATGGCAGCTCTCACGGCGAGACGAAAGCTATGAGCGAGTTGTCACTTCGTGGCGCTCCCAGAGCCCACTCGCAGTTCCGCATCAATTGGATATAACCCGCGTTGAGGTAGACGACGAATCCGACGTCGAGATAGGGGGGGATTATGAATAG
- a CDS encoding KTSC domain-containing protein has protein sequence MNRSLVASSNVRSIGYDRDSETLEIEFNSGSIYQYFGVPEQMYDEIMRAPSKGRFVHQYIRNQYAYSRVG, from the coding sequence ATGAATAGATCACTGGTAGCGTCATCGAACGTTCGCTCGATAGGGTATGATCGCGATAGCGAAACCCTTGAGATTGAATTCAACAGCGGATCGATCTATCAGTATTTCGGTGTACCGGAACAAATGTATGACGAGATTATGCGAGCCCCATCGAAGGGACGTTTTGTCCACCAGTACATCAGAAACCAATATGCGTATTCCCGGGTCGGTTGA